The Virgibacillus dokdonensis genome includes a window with the following:
- the sigF gene encoding RNA polymerase sporulation sigma factor SigF: MNVNVQGDNRSDSLSDQEVKTLIEKSQQGDKVARDKLVEKNIRLVWSVVQRFINRGYDPDDLFQIGSIGLIKSIDKFDLSYDVRFSTYAVPMIIGEIQRFIRDDGTVKVSRSLKETGNRIRKKKDELTKKNGRSPTVNELSEALEISPEEVIHAQEASRSPQSIHETVFENDGDPITLLDQISDQDTKWFERITLQEAIRDLSERERLIVYLRYYKDQTQSEVAKRLGISQVQVSRLEKKILEEMKLYIDV, translated from the coding sequence ATGAATGTTAATGTACAAGGGGATAATAGGAGCGATTCATTATCTGATCAGGAAGTAAAAACACTAATTGAAAAAAGTCAGCAAGGGGATAAAGTAGCAAGAGATAAATTAGTGGAAAAAAATATCCGCCTTGTATGGTCGGTTGTACAACGGTTTATAAACAGAGGATATGACCCAGACGATTTGTTTCAAATTGGAAGTATTGGTCTCATTAAATCCATTGATAAGTTTGATTTATCCTATGATGTCCGTTTTTCCACGTATGCTGTGCCAATGATTATTGGTGAAATTCAACGTTTTATTCGGGATGATGGAACTGTGAAAGTTAGTCGGTCATTAAAAGAAACTGGGAACCGGATTCGAAAGAAAAAAGATGAATTAACGAAAAAAAACGGTAGATCACCAACAGTAAATGAATTATCAGAGGCATTGGAAATCTCACCAGAAGAAGTTATCCATGCACAAGAAGCAAGTAGATCGCCACAATCTATTCATGAAACGGTATTTGAAAACGATGGTGACCCGATTACGTTATTAGATCAAATTTCCGATCAAGATACAAAATGGTTTGAAAGGATCACTTTACAAGAGGCTATTCGCGACCTAAGTGAAAGAGAAAGACTCATTGTTTATTTGCGTTATTACAAAGATCAAACACAATCTGAAGTAGCTAAACGTTTAGGTATATCGCAAGTTCAAGTATCTCGATTAGAGAAGAAAATATTAGAAGAGATGAAACTATACATTGATGTTTAA
- the spoIIAB gene encoding anti-sigma F factor, translating to MKNEMTVTFSSVSENESFARVTVAAFVSKLDPTMDELTEIKTVVSEAVTNCIIHAYNNEPHHEVTITCALIDEQVELIIKDNGIGIDDIDEARQPLYTSKPELERSGMGFTIIENFMDTVEVISNPEQGTTVHMTKQLTNAKTMCSS from the coding sequence GTGAAAAATGAAATGACAGTTACCTTTTCAAGTGTTAGTGAAAATGAATCATTTGCTAGAGTAACCGTAGCTGCTTTTGTAAGTAAGCTCGATCCGACAATGGACGAGCTTACAGAAATTAAAACAGTAGTATCAGAAGCTGTAACCAATTGCATTATTCATGCTTATAATAATGAACCTCATCATGAGGTAACAATAACCTGTGCGTTAATAGATGAACAAGTGGAATTAATTATCAAGGATAACGGAATTGGGATTGATGATATTGACGAAGCACGCCAGCCACTATATACTTCCAAACCTGAGTTAGAGCGATCTGGTATGGGTTTTACAATTATTGAGAACTTTATGGATACTGTCGAGGTTATATCTAATCCTGAACAAGGAACAACTGTACACATGACCAAACAATTAACCAACGCAAAAACGATGTGCTCATCGTGA
- the spoIIAA gene encoding anti-sigma F factor antagonist: protein MGLHSTFAVKENVLVVRLSGELDHHEAEQLRKEWKEVMCEHDIKHVVLNLEAMDFMDSSGLGVVLGRYKEVLQLGGEMVVCSVSPPVRRLFEMSGLFKIVRLEENEQFALETLGVAS from the coding sequence ATGGGACTTCATTCAACATTTGCTGTTAAAGAGAATGTATTAGTTGTTCGCCTTTCTGGGGAATTAGATCACCATGAAGCAGAACAACTACGTAAAGAATGGAAAGAAGTAATGTGTGAGCATGACATTAAACATGTAGTTTTAAATTTAGAAGCTATGGATTTTATGGATAGTTCTGGACTAGGAGTAGTGTTGGGAAGGTATAAAGAAGTATTACAGTTAGGAGGAGAGATGGTTGTTTGTTCTGTCTCCCCTCCAGTAAGAAGGTTGTTTGAAATGTCGGGATTATTTAAGATTGTTCGATTAGAGGAGAACGAACAATTTGCTTTAGAGACGTTGGGGGTGGCATCGTGA
- a CDS encoding peptidylprolyl isomerase, which yields MAKKGYILLENDNKIEFDLYEEAAPNTVANFEKLANDGFYNGLTFHRVIPGFVSQGGCPVGNGTGSAGYTIKCETEGNPHKHQEGSLSMAHAGKDTGSCQFFIVHEPQPHLNGVHTIFGQVTSGIQFAKTMQNGDVMKEVKVYTA from the coding sequence ATGGCTAAAAAAGGGTATATTTTATTGGAAAATGATAATAAAATTGAGTTTGATTTATATGAAGAAGCAGCACCAAATACAGTGGCAAACTTTGAAAAGCTTGCCAATGATGGCTTTTATAATGGATTAACATTTCACCGTGTTATTCCTGGCTTTGTTAGTCAAGGTGGTTGTCCAGTAGGTAACGGAACAGGATCAGCAGGTTATACGATTAAATGTGAAACAGAAGGGAATCCGCATAAACATCAAGAAGGATCTCTTTCAATGGCTCATGCTGGAAAAGATACAGGAAGTTGTCAATTTTTTATTGTCCATGAACCTCAACCACATTTAAATGGCGTTCACACTATATTTGGACAAGTAACTTCAGGAATTCAATTTGCAAAAACAATGCAAAACGGAGATGTGATGAAGGAAGTTAAAGTTTATACGGCTTAA
- a CDS encoding D-alanyl-D-alanine carboxypeptidase family protein, whose protein sequence is MKKTLCIISLVCILMGNAVTFVSAEEVKKNNNQKLAEDAKSALLMERDTGKILFHKNEHEKLPPASMTKIMTLLLIMEALDEENLKINEQVRVSEHAASMGGSQIFLEAGEEMSVDDLLKGISIASGNDASVALAERIAGSEDAFVEKMNQKVKELGLKNTKFQNVTGLPADEQYSTAHDMAVMSKELLKYEDITNYTSIYEDYLRKGEDNEFWLVNTNRLVKFYAGVDGLKTGYTSEAKYCLSATAEKEEMRVIAVVMGASSSKERNEQVSKMLDYAFNHYQTQKLFEKGDKITELNLTKAENKQTDVVAAESISTLFERGDSIDNITTEVVMKEDIQLPVQKGDSVGELIVKDKDNILSRSNLTVKDTIHEATFGTLWKRVWQNMAKND, encoded by the coding sequence ATGAAAAAAACTCTATGCATCATCAGCCTTGTCTGTATTCTCATGGGAAACGCGGTAACTTTCGTAAGTGCTGAAGAAGTGAAAAAAAATAACAATCAAAAGTTAGCTGAAGATGCTAAATCAGCTCTTTTGATGGAGCGTGATACAGGAAAGATATTATTCCATAAAAATGAGCATGAAAAACTACCACCAGCAAGTATGACGAAAATTATGACGCTGTTATTAATCATGGAAGCATTAGATGAAGAAAATTTAAAAATAAACGAACAAGTAAGGGTAAGCGAGCATGCTGCTTCTATGGGAGGGTCGCAAATATTCTTAGAAGCCGGAGAAGAGATGAGTGTTGATGACTTGTTAAAAGGAATTTCTATAGCTTCCGGTAATGATGCTAGTGTAGCTTTAGCAGAACGAATAGCTGGAAGTGAAGATGCTTTTGTAGAGAAAATGAACCAAAAAGTAAAAGAACTTGGATTAAAAAACACAAAATTTCAAAATGTAACAGGGCTTCCTGCTGATGAGCAGTACAGTACAGCTCATGATATGGCTGTGATGTCGAAAGAGTTGCTAAAATATGAAGATATTACTAACTATACCTCCATTTATGAGGATTATTTACGTAAAGGAGAAGATAATGAATTTTGGCTTGTGAATACAAATCGGCTAGTAAAGTTTTATGCAGGTGTTGATGGGCTAAAAACAGGCTATACAAGTGAAGCAAAATATTGTTTGTCAGCTACAGCGGAAAAAGAAGAAATGCGAGTTATTGCAGTAGTTATGGGAGCAAGTTCTTCTAAAGAAAGAAATGAACAAGTTTCTAAAATGCTTGATTATGCATTTAACCATTATCAAACGCAAAAATTATTTGAAAAAGGCGATAAAATAACCGAATTAAACCTAACTAAAGCTGAAAACAAACAAACTGATGTAGTTGCTGCAGAATCTATTAGTACATTATTTGAGCGGGGAGATTCTATTGACAATATTACTACAGAAGTGGTTATGAAAGAAGATATTCAACTTCCTGTTCAAAAAGGAGATTCTGTAGGTGAGCTTATTGTAAAAGATAAAGATAACATTTTATCTAGAAGTAATTTGACTGTTAAAGATACTATTCATGAAGCGACTTTCGGTACTCTTTGGAAGCGTGTATGGCAAAATATGGCGAAAAATGATTAA
- the scpB gene encoding SMC-Scp complex subunit ScpB: MEINKLKAIVEGLLFASGNEGITIKQLSDVLEITEATIELVLDELKQEYESTDRGIRMMQAHEVFHLTTRPEHSHYYKKLLETPQTTRMSQAALETLAIIAYNQPITRTEIEEVRGVKSDRPVQTLLSRLLIEEVGRKDTVGKPILFATTKEFLTYFGLTSLQDLPPLPDANDEELETEADLFFERFNEQINEDHS, translated from the coding sequence GTGGAAATAAATAAATTAAAAGCAATTGTAGAAGGTTTGTTGTTTGCTTCAGGGAATGAAGGAATAACAATAAAGCAATTGTCAGATGTTTTGGAAATAACAGAAGCAACGATTGAACTTGTTTTAGACGAATTAAAGCAGGAATATGAAAGCACAGATCGCGGTATACGAATGATGCAAGCGCATGAAGTGTTTCATTTAACAACTAGACCAGAGCATAGTCATTATTACAAGAAATTACTAGAGACACCTCAAACAACAAGGATGTCTCAAGCAGCGTTAGAAACGTTAGCTATTATTGCTTATAATCAACCGATAACACGAACTGAAATTGAGGAAGTACGAGGTGTAAAGAGTGATCGACCAGTACAAACCCTCCTTTCTAGGCTTTTAATTGAGGAAGTTGGGAGGAAAGATACGGTAGGTAAACCGATCTTGTTTGCTACTACAAAAGAGTTTCTTACTTATTTTGGTTTAACATCATTACAAGATTTACCACCTCTACCAGATGCAAATGATGAAGAATTAGAAACAGAAGCAGATTTATTTTTTGAGCGTTTTAATGAACAAATAAATGAAGACCATTCATAA
- a CDS encoding stage V sporulation protein AA: MVQVSEAFGGRRVPNQVYVRMKKNMELTEYQLLQLKDIAVISTNDTKKKEIEYAPIYRLGKKDKNIVVIDSFLVIEHLNRNFPDLDFQLIGPNQTIIRINKRRKSPSVLIALSVWLLIFVGTAMTIMNFHYDVSMQEVHQKVHFLLTGEKKEYPLWLQIPYSLGLGIGMLLFFNHWFNKRFNEEPSPLEVEIYNYQQDLDDYVIQYENAHNDADHPHSSS, from the coding sequence ATGGTACAAGTATCCGAAGCGTTTGGAGGGAGAAGAGTGCCCAACCAAGTTTATGTAAGAATGAAAAAAAACATGGAATTAACTGAATATCAATTGTTACAACTAAAAGATATTGCAGTGATATCCACAAATGATACAAAGAAAAAGGAAATTGAATATGCACCAATATATCGATTGGGTAAAAAAGATAAAAATATTGTTGTAATTGACAGTTTTTTAGTTATTGAACATTTGAATCGTAATTTTCCAGATCTGGATTTTCAATTAATTGGCCCAAATCAAACAATAATTCGGATTAATAAGCGCAGAAAGTCTCCTTCAGTTCTTATTGCTCTTAGTGTTTGGTTATTAATTTTTGTTGGAACAGCAATGACAATTATGAATTTTCATTATGATGTAAGTATGCAGGAAGTACATCAAAAAGTTCATTTTCTGTTAACTGGAGAGAAAAAAGAATATCCGTTATGGTTGCAAATCCCCTATTCTTTAGGATTAGGAATTGGTATGCTGTTATTCTTTAATCATTGGTTTAATAAACGCTTTAATGAAGAGCCGAGCCCATTAGAAGTAGAAATTTATAATTACCAGCAAGATTTAGATGATTACGTAATTCAATATGAAAATGCGCACAACGATGCTGACCATCCTCACTCATCTTCTTGA
- a CDS encoding stage V sporulation protein AB encodes MLTILTHLLEVLIGFSAGLAVGAGYVAFITILGIVPRLIQLSKTEMFLPIYTACILVGSLFGTYLSFTSVVWNNSVFFIAVWGLLQGIFNGMLAAALAEVLNVFPILYKRIGIEKYLLWLLMAIVFGKIAGSLFQWLYFVKH; translated from the coding sequence ATGCTGACCATCCTCACTCATCTTCTTGAAGTTTTGATTGGATTTAGTGCAGGGCTTGCTGTAGGAGCTGGTTATGTAGCGTTTATTACCATTTTAGGAATTGTTCCTAGGCTTATACAATTAAGTAAAACAGAAATGTTTCTACCTATTTATACAGCATGTATTCTTGTGGGAAGCTTATTCGGAACCTACTTATCATTTACGTCTGTAGTTTGGAACAATTCAGTATTTTTTATAGCTGTATGGGGGCTATTACAAGGTATTTTTAATGGAATGCTTGCAGCTGCATTAGCAGAAGTGCTAAATGTATTTCCAATATTATATAAACGGATTGGTATTGAAAAATATTTGTTATGGCTGCTTATGGCAATTGTCTTTGGAAAAATAGCAGGTTCTTTATTCCAGTGGTTATATTTTGTGAAGCATTAA
- the lysA gene encoding diaminopimelate decarboxylase, translating to MIIDNHPFTVNKQGHLEIGGIDSVSLAKKYGTPLYVYDVQMIRNNCRAFVNTFKKMDIPAKVAYASKAFSSIAMLQVMKQEGMYLDVVSEGELYTALQAGFPTEKIHLHGNNKSIAEIRMAIENNIGCIVVDNFQEIQHIRSLLKDYNKQMDVLMRVTPGVESKTHQYIMTGHEDSKFGFNLQNGQAEDALLKMIDDPYICFQGLHCHIGSQIFETDRFILATNMLFQALKMWKQQYNYVPNVLNLGGGYGIRYTKEDAPISYAPFIEELVYEVQKQAESLAISMPEIWIEPGRAIAGNAGITLYTIGSMKEIPGIRNYIAVDGGMTDNLRPSLYQAKYEAVLANKADWLVEKNVSIAGKCCESGDMLIWDLPLPAVSQNDILAVFSTGAYGYSMANHYNRFAKPAVVFVENGKDKLVVRRETYKDVTRHDLSFE from the coding sequence ATGATAATTGATAATCATCCATTTACAGTAAATAAACAAGGACATTTAGAAATTGGCGGTATAGATAGTGTATCATTGGCAAAAAAATATGGAACACCTTTATATGTTTATGATGTGCAAATGATTCGAAACAACTGTCGCGCTTTTGTAAATACGTTTAAAAAAATGGATATTCCTGCGAAAGTAGCTTATGCTAGCAAGGCATTTTCATCAATTGCTATGTTACAAGTCATGAAGCAAGAGGGAATGTATTTGGATGTGGTATCGGAAGGAGAATTATACACAGCATTACAAGCTGGTTTTCCAACTGAGAAAATTCACCTTCATGGAAATAATAAAAGTATTGCAGAGATTAGGATGGCAATTGAAAATAATATTGGATGTATTGTGGTAGATAACTTTCAAGAAATACAACATATTCGTTCCTTGCTTAAAGATTACAATAAACAAATGGACGTTTTAATGCGAGTAACACCAGGGGTAGAATCTAAAACACATCAGTATATTATGACAGGACATGAAGATTCTAAGTTTGGGTTTAACTTGCAAAACGGACAAGCGGAGGATGCACTTTTAAAGATGATCGATGACCCATATATTTGTTTTCAAGGATTGCATTGCCATATAGGTTCACAAATATTTGAAACAGACCGATTTATATTAGCTACAAATATGTTATTTCAAGCATTAAAAATGTGGAAGCAACAGTATAATTATGTACCTAATGTGTTAAATTTGGGTGGAGGCTATGGAATTCGTTACACAAAGGAGGATGCTCCTATATCTTACGCCCCATTTATAGAAGAATTAGTTTATGAAGTGCAAAAACAAGCAGAATCTTTAGCGATTTCAATGCCAGAAATTTGGATAGAACCTGGTAGAGCAATTGCTGGCAATGCTGGAATTACTTTATATACTATAGGTTCGATGAAAGAAATTCCAGGAATTCGAAATTATATAGCGGTTGACGGGGGTATGACAGATAATCTACGTCCCTCGTTATATCAAGCAAAATATGAAGCGGTGTTAGCAAATAAAGCAGATTGGCTAGTAGAAAAAAATGTATCTATTGCTGGTAAATGTTGCGAATCAGGGGATATGCTTATATGGGATCTACCTTTGCCTGCCGTTTCACAGAATGACATTTTGGCCGTTTTTTCAACGGGGGCTTATGGTTATTCTATGGCAAACCATTACAATCGATTTGCAAAACCCGCAGTGGTTTTTGTGGAAAATGGCAAGGATAAACTCGTTGTCAGACGTGAGACATATAAAGATGTGACCCGCCATGACCTTAGTTTTGAATAA
- a CDS encoding GNAT family N-acetyltransferase translates to MLIRFKKNLEKIAMGLLSFMPEEKDVKKLQQTIREYEANLDWHLYLWKEEDDVLGAIGLRIENESNAIIQHVSVNPSHRNQGIGRRMVIEVDKLYRNKYTVSTTKEIQEFYQRCDETNDFE, encoded by the coding sequence ATGTTAATTCGCTTTAAGAAAAATCTAGAAAAAATAGCCATGGGTTTGCTTTCTTTTATGCCTGAAGAAAAAGATGTTAAGAAGCTACAGCAAACCATCAGAGAATATGAAGCTAACCTAGATTGGCATTTGTATTTATGGAAGGAAGAAGATGACGTTCTAGGAGCAATTGGTTTGCGGATTGAAAACGAAAGCAATGCTATCATTCAGCATGTTTCGGTTAATCCTTCACATCGTAATCAAGGGATAGGAAGAAGAATGGTTATTGAGGTTGATAAACTTTACCGTAATAAGTATACAGTATCTACGACAAAAGAAATCCAGGAGTTTTATCAAAGGTGCGATGAAACAAATGATTTTGAATGA
- a CDS encoding spore germination protein has protein sequence MVQHDQKIPVNPRIRHTENYMKTRLGIGVSFDLGFRELVLLKRDIQIYYVTGLCDSIIIQDLLKELVNLNDHEANSKKLPEIIKNRLIHQQVEQVKTMDEAVDQMLSGLIVLFIDGERFAYVIDVRNYPGRTPEEPDIERVVRGSRDGYTENIIENTALTRRRIRDPRLRNEMLKVGERSKTDVCLSYIDDVADEGLIQLIKDRIQDIEVDGISMADKTVDEFIIDRKWYPYPLVRYTERPDVAANHLLEGHVLIIVDTSPSVIILPTTFFHHLQHAEEYRQTPAIGTFIRWIRFLAIFASMYLLPLWLLFVMEPDLLPKELAFIGPNEEGNISIPVQIVMAVIGIEFLRMAAIHTPTPLSTAMGLIAAVLIGQIAIDVGMFSPEVILYVSVSAIGGYVTPSYELSVSNKIVNIIFVVVTGLFGLVGFITIFLAHLLFLIHLKSLRTPYLWPFIPFNPRAMLHTLIRIPVPYTNSRPSIVHPKNNYRQPEK, from the coding sequence ATGGTACAACATGATCAAAAAATACCTGTGAATCCTAGAATAAGACATACTGAAAACTATATGAAAACAAGATTAGGAATTGGTGTTTCCTTTGATTTAGGGTTTCGCGAGCTTGTACTATTAAAACGAGATATTCAAATTTATTATGTGACAGGATTATGCGATTCAATTATCATCCAAGACTTATTAAAAGAGCTCGTTAATTTAAATGATCATGAAGCAAATAGTAAAAAGCTTCCAGAAATCATTAAAAACCGCCTTATACATCAACAAGTTGAACAAGTAAAAACAATGGATGAGGCTGTAGATCAGATGCTATCGGGTTTAATTGTTTTATTTATCGACGGAGAGCGATTTGCTTACGTCATAGATGTACGAAATTATCCAGGTAGAACACCTGAAGAACCAGATATTGAACGAGTGGTTCGTGGTTCTAGAGATGGGTATACTGAAAATATTATTGAAAATACAGCTTTGACAAGAAGAAGAATAAGAGATCCGAGATTGCGTAATGAAATGCTGAAAGTAGGAGAACGATCCAAAACGGATGTTTGCTTAAGCTATATTGATGATGTTGCGGATGAAGGGTTGATTCAATTAATTAAAGATAGAATTCAAGATATTGAAGTTGATGGTATTTCAATGGCTGATAAGACAGTTGATGAATTTATTATCGATCGGAAGTGGTACCCTTATCCACTAGTACGTTATACAGAGCGTCCAGATGTTGCGGCAAATCATTTATTAGAAGGACATGTTTTAATCATTGTGGATACTTCACCTAGTGTCATTATTTTACCGACCACATTTTTTCACCATTTACAGCACGCAGAAGAATACCGTCAAACACCAGCAATTGGTACTTTTATTCGTTGGATTCGATTTTTGGCTATCTTTGCATCCATGTATTTACTACCATTATGGCTATTATTTGTCATGGAACCGGATTTATTGCCTAAAGAACTGGCTTTTATTGGTCCGAATGAAGAAGGAAATATCTCAATTCCTGTCCAGATAGTAATGGCTGTCATTGGTATTGAATTCCTTAGAATGGCCGCAATTCACACACCGACACCTTTATCAACCGCAATGGGTTTAATTGCAGCGGTTTTAATTGGGCAAATTGCCATCGATGTTGGGATGTTTAGCCCTGAAGTCATTTTGTATGTCTCTGTTAGTGCTATAGGTGGCTATGTTACTCCCAGTTATGAGTTAAGCGTGTCTAATAAAATAGTGAACATTATATTCGTGGTGGTTACTGGGTTATTTGGATTAGTTGGTTTTATTACCATATTTTTAGCTCACCTCTTATTTTTAATTCACCTTAAATCTTTACGAACACCTTATTTATGGCCATTTATTCCTTTTAATCCACGGGCTATGTTGCACACTTTAATTCGTATCCCTGTACCATATACAAATAGTAGACCAAGCATTGTTCACCCTAAAAACAATTATCGTCAGCCTGAAAAATGA
- a CDS encoding site-2 protease family protein has translation MDVLLLFYLLVFVAPISIFFHEFGHAIVAWFLQAEKVDISIGAGTVKTLMHVGRFRISIAPLFFIGGLATSYRQPDYSRLEKIIITISGPLFSVFMAFIFWKIDVMTIAFSFHLFVWFNLWVGIVNLIPFKWKGKKTDGHIIMQLLRNKNI, from the coding sequence ATGGATGTTTTACTGCTTTTTTACCTCCTCGTTTTCGTAGCACCAATTAGTATTTTTTTTCATGAATTTGGACATGCTATAGTTGCTTGGTTTTTACAAGCCGAAAAAGTGGATATATCAATCGGCGCAGGAACTGTAAAAACATTAATGCACGTAGGTAGGTTTCGTATTTCTATTGCTCCGTTGTTTTTTATTGGGGGTTTAGCAACAAGTTATCGGCAACCCGACTATAGCAGATTGGAAAAAATAATTATAACTATTTCTGGCCCTTTATTCAGTGTTTTCATGGCTTTTATATTTTGGAAAATAGATGTCATGACTATCGCGTTTTCTTTTCATCTGTTTGTTTGGTTCAACCTTTGGGTAGGGATCGTAAATTTAATTCCTTTTAAGTGGAAAGGAAAGAAAACAGATGGACATATTATTATGCAACTCCTACGAAATAAAAATATCTAG
- a CDS encoding D-alanyl-D-alanine carboxypeptidase family protein: MRFVLVAICSIILLTTLFPVKGHAAPQVSANHAVLMEQSTGRVLFEKQAYSKANIASITKIMTAIIAIESGKMHEKAKASRKAIYTEGSSIYLEEGEKMRLKDLVYGLMLRSGNDAAVAISEHVGGSEAGFVYLMNEKASWLGMNDTNFANPHGLDEEGHYSTAYDMATLMRYAMKNPTFQKVTGATSYLAETRIYSWQNKNKLLTQYYDHSTGGKTGYTKQTGRTLVSTAEKDDMNLIAVTLNAPDDWRDHITMFEWGFEEYNIETLTKPKRLAYRLPESNEVYTAYIDKAIQYPLTKQEKSKVSNQLFIDETISDNNIIGKNIFYLNGKAIATTNVLNEAPKSVNKKLFSSNIYQLFKYISGVDVLW; this comes from the coding sequence ATGCGATTTGTTTTAGTTGCCATTTGCTCAATAATTTTGTTGACTACTTTATTTCCCGTAAAAGGACATGCTGCACCACAAGTATCTGCAAATCATGCAGTTTTAATGGAACAAAGCACAGGTCGTGTATTGTTTGAAAAACAAGCTTACTCAAAGGCTAACATTGCAAGTATTACAAAAATAATGACTGCTATTATTGCGATTGAGTCTGGTAAGATGCATGAAAAAGCAAAAGCGAGTCGAAAAGCTATTTATACAGAAGGCTCATCGATTTACTTAGAGGAAGGGGAAAAGATGCGTTTAAAAGATCTAGTATATGGATTAATGTTGCGCTCGGGAAACGATGCAGCTGTAGCAATTAGTGAGCATGTTGGAGGGAGTGAAGCTGGTTTTGTTTACTTAATGAACGAAAAAGCTAGTTGGCTAGGTATGAACGATACAAACTTTGCTAACCCACATGGTTTGGATGAAGAAGGTCACTATTCAACCGCATATGATATGGCGACACTAATGCGCTATGCTATGAAAAACCCTACATTTCAAAAGGTAACAGGCGCAACATCTTATTTAGCCGAAACGCGTATATATTCTTGGCAAAATAAAAACAAATTATTAACCCAATATTATGACCATAGTACTGGAGGAAAGACGGGATATACGAAACAAACTGGAAGAACATTGGTTTCTACTGCTGAAAAAGATGATATGAATTTAATAGCAGTAACGTTAAATGCTCCAGATGATTGGAGAGATCATATTACGATGTTTGAGTGGGGTTTTGAAGAATACAATATAGAAACATTGACTAAACCAAAAAGACTTGCTTATCGATTACCTGAAAGTAATGAAGTCTATACCGCTTATATAGATAAAGCAATTCAATACCCATTAACGAAGCAAGAAAAAAGTAAAGTATCTAACCAGCTGTTCATTGATGAGACCATTTCTGATAACAACATAATTGGAAAAAACATATTTTATTTAAATGGCAAAGCCATTGCAACGACAAACGTTTTAAATGAAGCACCGAAATCTGTTAATAAGAAACTATTTTCCAGCAATATTTATCAATTATTTAAGTATATTTCCGGAGTTGATGTGTTATGGTAA
- a CDS encoding segregation/condensation protein A, protein MQAYKVKLDAFEGPLDLLLHLINQYEIDIYDIPVAQITEQYMQYIHTMKRLELNIASEYLVMAATLIEIKSQMLLPKPELDEDAEEYMEDPREDLMQRLIEYRKYKEAALQLQVIEKEANQIYTRPPLLFDESISKHSEIVQGETSVYDMLEALRQMFERKKWDAPLETKVEKSDIPIEQRMEEVLQTVKSAKEGILFDRLFTIQTRPHIVVTFIALLELMKKNQVYCKQEKQLSELYVFSMEE, encoded by the coding sequence TTGCAAGCTTACAAGGTGAAATTGGATGCTTTTGAAGGTCCACTTGATTTATTACTTCATTTAATTAATCAATATGAAATTGATATTTATGACATACCCGTTGCGCAAATTACGGAACAGTATATGCAATACATCCATACTATGAAACGGCTAGAGTTAAACATTGCTAGTGAGTACTTAGTTATGGCAGCGACTCTAATAGAAATAAAAAGTCAAATGCTTTTACCAAAACCTGAATTAGATGAAGATGCCGAAGAATATATGGAAGATCCACGAGAAGATCTTATGCAACGATTAATTGAGTATCGAAAGTATAAAGAAGCTGCTTTGCAATTGCAGGTTATAGAAAAAGAGGCAAATCAAATCTATACGAGACCACCTTTATTGTTCGATGAAAGCATATCTAAACATTCAGAAATCGTACAAGGTGAAACATCGGTTTATGATATGTTGGAAGCATTACGTCAAATGTTTGAACGAAAAAAATGGGATGCACCGCTAGAAACTAAAGTTGAAAAATCAGACATACCGATTGAACAGAGAATGGAGGAAGTACTACAGACAGTAAAATCAGCGAAAGAAGGGATTTTGTTTGATCGCTTATTTACAATACAAACTCGCCCTCATATTGTTGTAACATTTATTGCCCTCTTGGAATTAATGAAAAAAAATCAAGTTTATTGTAAACAAGAGAAGCAGTTATCCGAATTATACGTGTTTAGTATGGAGGAATAA
- a CDS encoding YjcZ family sporulation protein yields MSGGYGYGGGFALIVVLFILLIIVGAAWL; encoded by the coding sequence ATGAGTGGCGGATATGGTTACGGTGGAGGATTCGCGTTAATCGTCGTACTATTCATACTATTAATTATTGTTGGTGCTGCATGGCTCTAA